In one Corallococcus sp. EGB genomic region, the following are encoded:
- a CDS encoding chemotaxis protein CheA, whose amino-acid sequence MTGKGEFAEFLPAYLAEVDELLAASQKELLAVEEAVRKGQAQPRAVRELFRALHTLKGLSAMVDVEPVVSLAHWMEASLRLADQAGGRLPESSVEPLVEGLRAIELRVRQLGAGKAASPAPAGLLERLEALGPQMRDAAPRRARRVVLDADAAFASRLAASEREQLEGGLAGGQRALRLDFVPSSERAAKGLNINTVRERVAKLADIVKVLPLSGAAAGGASLAFALLLNTRAEDADLLDAVGGPPATVRSLEAPAPAEAPSGDAASLPGPAVLDEELEEPEVRRGGGLLRVEVSRLDEAMEWLAALVVNRSRLTRAVAALTQAGAPTRELTAILQENGRQLRDLRSAILRLRMVRVGDVLERLPLLVRGLRRATGKAVRLELDVGDAELDKAVADRLLPALVHLVRNAVDHALESPEERQAAAKPPEGLVRLSCHARANGQLELTLRDDGRGVDAQAVAKAANSAVPDSADALLDLLCRPGLSTRQEATRTSGRGMGMDIVRRIVVEQLGGELRMDTRKGVGTTFTVCVPLTVTLMDAIIFECAGRRYAVSVATVEELIDVTGVVRPAGADGVGLVERRGAAVPLVSLARLLDAGGPGSASEAGQGAKALIVRQRGEPVAFAVDRLVGQQEIVLRPLEDPLVRVPGVAGATDLGDGQPTLVLDLGALGAARSGRRKRAPRVGEWVT is encoded by the coding sequence GTGACGGGAAAAGGGGAGTTCGCGGAGTTCCTCCCCGCGTACCTGGCGGAGGTCGATGAGCTGCTCGCCGCCTCGCAGAAGGAGCTGCTCGCGGTGGAGGAGGCGGTGCGCAAGGGGCAGGCCCAGCCCCGCGCGGTGCGCGAGCTGTTCCGCGCGCTGCACACGCTCAAGGGCCTGTCCGCCATGGTGGACGTGGAGCCCGTGGTCTCCCTGGCGCACTGGATGGAGGCTTCGCTGAGGCTGGCGGACCAGGCCGGCGGCCGGCTGCCCGAGTCCAGCGTGGAGCCGCTGGTGGAGGGCCTGCGCGCCATCGAGCTGCGCGTGCGGCAGCTGGGCGCTGGCAAGGCCGCCTCGCCCGCGCCCGCGGGCCTGCTGGAGCGGCTGGAGGCGCTGGGGCCGCAGATGCGCGACGCGGCCCCCAGGCGGGCCCGGCGGGTGGTGCTGGACGCGGACGCCGCGTTCGCCTCGCGGCTGGCCGCGTCCGAGCGCGAGCAGCTGGAGGGCGGACTCGCCGGAGGCCAGCGCGCGCTGCGGCTGGACTTCGTGCCGTCGTCGGAGCGCGCCGCGAAGGGCCTCAACATCAACACCGTGCGCGAGCGCGTGGCGAAGCTCGCGGACATCGTGAAGGTGCTGCCCCTGTCCGGCGCGGCCGCGGGGGGCGCGTCGCTCGCGTTCGCGCTCCTGTTGAACACCCGCGCGGAGGACGCCGACCTGTTGGACGCCGTGGGCGGCCCGCCCGCCACGGTCCGCTCCCTGGAGGCTCCCGCGCCCGCGGAGGCCCCGTCCGGGGACGCCGCGAGCCTTCCCGGTCCCGCCGTCCTCGACGAGGAGCTGGAGGAGCCGGAGGTGCGCCGCGGCGGAGGACTCCTTCGCGTGGAGGTGTCGCGGCTGGACGAGGCCATGGAGTGGCTGGCGGCGCTCGTGGTCAACCGCTCCCGGCTGACGCGCGCCGTGGCGGCGCTCACCCAGGCCGGGGCGCCCACGCGGGAGCTCACCGCCATCCTCCAGGAGAACGGCCGGCAGCTGCGCGACTTGCGCTCGGCCATCCTGCGGCTGCGCATGGTGCGCGTGGGCGACGTGCTGGAGCGGCTGCCCCTGCTGGTGCGGGGCCTGCGCCGCGCCACGGGCAAGGCGGTGCGGCTGGAGCTGGACGTGGGCGACGCGGAGCTGGACAAGGCGGTGGCGGACCGGCTCCTGCCCGCGCTGGTGCACCTGGTGCGCAACGCGGTGGACCACGCGCTGGAGTCCCCCGAGGAGCGCCAGGCCGCGGCCAAGCCCCCGGAGGGGCTGGTGCGCCTGTCATGCCACGCGCGCGCCAACGGCCAGTTGGAGCTCACCCTGCGCGACGACGGCCGCGGCGTGGACGCGCAGGCGGTGGCGAAGGCGGCGAACAGCGCCGTGCCGGACTCCGCGGACGCGCTCCTGGACCTCCTGTGCCGCCCCGGCCTGTCCACGCGCCAGGAGGCCACGCGCACCAGCGGCCGGGGCATGGGCATGGACATCGTGCGGCGCATCGTCGTGGAGCAATTGGGCGGGGAGCTGCGCATGGACACGCGCAAGGGCGTGGGCACCACCTTCACCGTGTGCGTCCCCCTCACGGTCACGCTGATGGACGCCATCATCTTCGAGTGCGCGGGCCGCCGGTACGCGGTCTCGGTGGCCACGGTGGAGGAGCTCATCGACGTCACGGGCGTGGTGCGGCCGGCGGGCGCGGACGGCGTGGGGCTGGTGGAGCGCCGGGGCGCGGCCGTGCCGCTGGTGTCGCTGGCGCGGCTGCTGGACGCGGGGGGGCCCGGGAGCGCCAGCGAAGCGGGCCAGGGCGCCAAGGCGCTCATCGTGCGCCAGCGCGGGGAGCCGGTGGCCTTCGCGGTGGACCGGCTCGTGGGGCAGCAGGAGATCGTCCTGAGGCCGCTGGAGGATCCGCTGGTGCGCGTGCCGGGCGTGGCCGGCGCCACGGACCTGGGTGACGGCCAGCCCACGCTGGTGCTGGACCTGGGCGCGCTGGGCGCGGCGCGCTCGGGCCGCCGCAAGCGCGCGCCGCGGGTTGGGGAGTGGGTGACATGA
- a CDS encoding response regulator, whose amino-acid sequence MPEVLVVDDSKVMRDMVVACLRPYPDSHFTQASSGLEAIEQLSLKPYDLLVLDLNMPDIGGIEVVEFVRGQDHLRNLPIIIVTTRGDEASRERALQAGANRFMTKPFTPDSIQGAARALLETSAEAPRG is encoded by the coding sequence ATGCCCGAGGTACTCGTCGTCGATGACAGCAAGGTGATGCGCGACATGGTGGTCGCCTGCCTGAGGCCCTACCCGGACAGCCACTTCACCCAGGCGTCCAGCGGGTTGGAGGCCATCGAGCAGCTGTCGCTCAAGCCGTATGACCTGCTCGTCCTGGACCTCAACATGCCCGACATCGGGGGCATCGAGGTCGTGGAGTTCGTGCGCGGACAGGACCACCTGCGCAACCTGCCCATCATCATCGTCACCACCCGGGGCGATGAAGCGTCCCGCGAGCGCGCGCTGCAGGCCGGCGCGAACCGCTTCATGACCAAGCCCTTCACGCCGGACTCCATCCAGGGCGCCGCCCGGGCCCTCCTGGAGACCTCGGCCGAGGCGCCGCGCGGGTGA
- a CDS encoding response regulator, whose product MVDDSASEARFIKTALGTGFRVETFPDGAAMLESLHAGRAPDVVVLDWEMPGMSGPEVCQFLRGQRETEALPVLLLTSHSRPEDLVQGLRAGANDYVSKPFRTEEVRARVDALARAKRLVDDVRRASVEKAEVFAQLDALLTSSPVGLSLLDRDLRFVRVNARMAKLDGLPVEAYSGRTLAEVLPRYAPRLEPVLRRVMETGEPVEELGFTLEPPDAPGSGVHVMASYHPVRTARGEVVGVGTVMVDVTRHKQAEEELRATAEFRERFLGIVGHDLRNPLNSIRMGASYLVASEQLPAPLERTASRIIHSTDRMTRMITELLDFTRSRLGSGIPLTPGATDLGQVARQVVEELELGHPNRTVEVTATGPLTGNWDADRLAQVLSNLVGNALQYSPPDATVELALAGEPEQVIARVTNPGEAIDPEALKTLFHPFQRAHTGAHVPSGLGLGLFISDQIARGHRGSLTVTSDAERTVFTLTLPRSGA is encoded by the coding sequence GTGGTGGACGACAGCGCCAGTGAGGCGCGCTTCATCAAGACCGCGCTGGGAACGGGCTTCCGGGTGGAGACGTTCCCGGACGGCGCCGCGATGCTCGAAAGCCTGCACGCCGGGCGGGCGCCGGATGTGGTGGTGCTGGACTGGGAGATGCCGGGAATGTCCGGTCCGGAGGTCTGCCAGTTCTTGCGCGGCCAGCGGGAGACGGAGGCGCTGCCCGTGCTGCTGCTCACCTCGCACAGCCGGCCGGAGGACCTGGTGCAGGGCCTGCGCGCGGGCGCCAACGACTACGTGTCCAAGCCCTTCCGCACGGAGGAGGTGCGCGCGCGGGTGGACGCGCTCGCGCGCGCCAAGCGGCTGGTGGACGACGTGCGGCGCGCGAGCGTGGAGAAGGCGGAGGTGTTCGCGCAGCTGGACGCGCTCCTCACGTCCTCGCCCGTGGGGCTGTCCCTGCTGGACCGCGACCTGCGCTTCGTGCGCGTCAACGCGCGCATGGCGAAGCTGGACGGGCTGCCCGTGGAGGCCTACTCGGGAAGGACGCTGGCGGAGGTGCTGCCCCGGTACGCGCCCCGGCTGGAGCCGGTGCTTCGCCGCGTGATGGAGACGGGCGAGCCCGTGGAGGAGCTGGGCTTCACGCTGGAGCCCCCGGACGCCCCCGGAAGCGGGGTGCACGTGATGGCCAGCTACCACCCGGTGCGCACCGCGCGGGGAGAGGTCGTGGGCGTGGGCACCGTGATGGTGGACGTCACCCGGCACAAGCAGGCGGAAGAGGAGCTGCGCGCGACCGCGGAGTTCCGCGAGCGCTTCCTGGGCATCGTCGGCCACGACCTGCGCAACCCGCTCAACTCCATCCGCATGGGCGCCAGCTACCTCGTCGCCAGCGAACAACTGCCCGCGCCGCTGGAGCGCACCGCCAGCCGCATCATCCACAGCACGGACCGGATGACGCGGATGATCACCGAGCTGCTGGACTTCACCCGCAGCCGGCTGGGCAGCGGCATCCCGCTGACCCCGGGCGCCACGGACCTGGGCCAGGTGGCGCGCCAGGTGGTGGAGGAGCTGGAGCTGGGGCACCCGAACCGCACCGTGGAGGTGACGGCCACCGGTCCCCTCACCGGCAACTGGGACGCGGACCGGCTGGCGCAGGTGCTGAGCAACCTGGTGGGCAACGCCCTCCAGTACAGCCCGCCGGACGCCACCGTGGAGCTGGCGCTTGCGGGCGAGCCGGAGCAGGTCATCGCGCGGGTGACCAACCCCGGCGAGGCCATTGACCCGGAGGCGCTGAAGACGCTGTTCCATCCGTTCCAGCGCGCGCACACCGGCGCCCACGTGCCCTCCGGGCTGGGCCTGGGGCTCTTCATCTCCGACCAGATCGCGCGCGGCCACCGGGGCTCTCTCACCGTGACGTCGGACGCGGAGCGGACCGTGTTCACCCTGACACTGCCCCGAAGCGGCGCATGA
- a CDS encoding response regulator codes for MPYGARVSTPQHRATLLLVENNEDVREALREILQSEGYQVHTAVNGQDALGVLSRQERMPALILLDLVMPVMDGHAFIERLRDTGVLALTRVLVLTAHPTLPLPQGVSGRLGKPVKLEALLDAIAVHAVQA; via the coding sequence GTGCCCTACGGTGCGCGTGTGTCCACTCCGCAACACCGCGCCACCCTGCTCCTCGTGGAGAACAACGAGGACGTGCGCGAGGCGCTGCGCGAAATCCTCCAGTCGGAGGGCTACCAGGTCCACACCGCGGTGAACGGCCAGGACGCGCTGGGCGTCCTGTCGCGGCAGGAGCGGATGCCCGCCCTCATCCTGCTGGACCTGGTGATGCCGGTGATGGACGGCCATGCCTTCATCGAACGCCTGCGCGACACGGGCGTGCTGGCGCTGACACGGGTGCTGGTGCTGACGGCGCACCCCACGCTGCCGCTGCCGCAGGGCGTGTCTGGACGGCTGGGCAAGCCGGTGAAGCTGGAGGCGTTGCTGGACGCCATCGCCGTGCACGCCGTGCAGGCGTGA
- a CDS encoding response regulator, whose amino-acid sequence MSSTPPRSTILIVDDEPDLREVVAELLEMEDYTVLQAANGQAALDLLASHDDDPPCLVLLDLMMPVMDGHEFLHRIQQDVRYRELPVLMLTAHFSAKAPPGTVGLLRKPVDIAELLATVARHCPAS is encoded by the coding sequence GTGAGCAGCACCCCCCCGCGTTCCACCATCCTCATCGTCGACGATGAACCGGACCTGCGTGAGGTCGTGGCGGAGCTGCTGGAGATGGAGGACTACACGGTGCTCCAGGCCGCCAACGGACAGGCCGCCCTGGACCTCCTGGCCTCCCACGACGATGACCCGCCCTGCCTGGTGCTGCTGGACCTGATGATGCCGGTGATGGACGGCCACGAGTTCCTCCACCGCATCCAACAGGACGTGCGCTACCGCGAGCTGCCCGTGTTGATGCTCACCGCCCACTTCTCCGCCAAGGCGCCGCCGGGCACGGTGGGCCTGCTGCGCAAGCCCGTGGACATCGCGGAGCTGCTGGCCACGGTGGCCCGTCACTGCCCCGCCTCCTGA
- a CDS encoding PAS domain-containing protein: protein MNLVADLIEANLDALVRRFAEAARGRESAQGLKPSELISTLPEYLHAVAAICRQGPTPERLETRARLEEAHINLRLRVGATQEDATDEYTLLGRLIPQLWEDARPEHKPEAADLRCLFQQLEEAMDHVVVLFSGYSLEDRQREKRLLRQMDALAPRVLPPRAAPQRGLEPLVELIVRALEADGAELFLVDAGGRRMIPVAHTAHAVPPPGRWVDAQGPSFLGRVARSEEPLVLAQARGLEDFEREGLHASGWSTLLGLRLWPHGDLMGVLCVGFAEARPVPPQTRRFLETLVEYLSGILDRALLMGRLEEAHARLEASETRYRLASQAAADTVWDWNLLTQEVTWSGETRRLLGWAPEQMGPRADWWVAQIHPEDRERVTRGIHAAIQGTQARWQDEYRVLTPPGDVVRVLDTGVILRDAAGRGVRMVGAMQDVTSRWEAENGHEELLLEARSARARADTELSQLRTMLRQAPVALAILQGPAHVVALANDRLCQLLGRSSAQVLHRPLLEALPEVEGQGVRELLDSVLAAGTPYLGQERHARLARAEGGALEDAYFNFVYQPLRQEEVGIEGILVVASEVTDAVRARQRAEDLAGTLRASEERLRLALDAADMGSWDVELTTGRATWDARFRALLGMPAEGELRLDEAMRFVLDEDRRRVEEAMEEAARPGGSGEYACEFRVRPPQGGPPVRWILGRGHVHFGPDGRAMRFVGAGLDVTQRKLADEAARQRAEFEQYLMGIVSHDLRNPLNAITLGTSSLLKREELNGRATKAVLRIQASAERAVRMIRDLLDFTQARVGGGLPVNCEDLELGALVRQVVEEVRMTAPERDLQLSLPQSGLRGCWDPDRVTQLLINLLGNALKYSPEDTPVAVRLWKAPGSVLLEVHNGGAPIAPDVLPRIFQPMQRGAPGMDAATRSVGLGLYIVRTIVQAHGGTVDVTSTREAGTTFTVRLPHLDAKQGSGA, encoded by the coding sequence ATGAACCTCGTCGCTGACCTCATCGAAGCGAACCTGGACGCACTGGTGCGGCGCTTCGCGGAGGCGGCGCGCGGGCGGGAGAGCGCGCAGGGGCTGAAGCCGTCGGAGCTCATCTCCACGCTGCCGGAGTACCTGCACGCGGTGGCGGCCATCTGCCGCCAGGGGCCCACGCCGGAGCGGCTGGAGACGCGGGCGCGCCTGGAGGAGGCCCACATCAACCTGCGGCTGCGCGTGGGCGCCACGCAGGAGGACGCGACGGACGAATACACGCTCCTCGGCAGGCTCATCCCCCAGCTCTGGGAGGACGCCCGGCCGGAGCACAAGCCCGAGGCCGCGGACCTCCGGTGTCTCTTCCAGCAGTTGGAGGAGGCCATGGACCACGTGGTGGTCCTCTTCTCCGGCTACTCCCTGGAGGACCGCCAGCGTGAGAAGCGCCTCCTGCGCCAGATGGACGCGCTGGCGCCCCGGGTGCTGCCGCCGCGCGCGGCCCCCCAGCGCGGGCTGGAGCCGCTGGTGGAGCTCATCGTCCGGGCGCTGGAGGCGGACGGGGCGGAGCTGTTCCTCGTGGACGCGGGAGGGCGGAGGATGATCCCCGTCGCGCACACCGCGCACGCCGTGCCGCCTCCAGGCCGGTGGGTGGACGCGCAGGGGCCGTCCTTCCTGGGCCGCGTGGCGCGCTCGGAGGAGCCGCTGGTGCTCGCGCAGGCGCGGGGCCTGGAGGACTTCGAGCGCGAGGGGCTGCACGCCAGCGGGTGGAGCACGCTGCTGGGCCTGCGGCTGTGGCCCCACGGCGACCTGATGGGCGTGCTGTGCGTGGGCTTCGCGGAGGCGCGGCCGGTGCCCCCACAGACCAGGCGCTTCCTGGAGACGCTGGTGGAGTACCTCTCCGGCATCCTCGACCGCGCGCTCTTGATGGGCCGGCTGGAGGAGGCGCACGCGCGGCTGGAGGCGTCTGAGACGCGCTACCGGCTTGCCAGCCAGGCGGCCGCGGACACCGTCTGGGATTGGAACCTCCTGACCCAGGAGGTCACCTGGAGCGGGGAGACCCGCAGGCTCCTGGGCTGGGCACCCGAGCAGATGGGCCCCCGGGCGGACTGGTGGGTGGCGCAAATCCACCCGGAGGACCGCGAGCGGGTGACGCGCGGCATCCACGCGGCCATCCAGGGCACGCAGGCGCGCTGGCAGGACGAGTACCGCGTCCTCACCCCCCCGGGCGACGTCGTGCGGGTGCTCGACACGGGCGTCATCCTGCGCGACGCGGCGGGCCGGGGCGTGCGCATGGTGGGCGCCATGCAGGACGTCACCTCCCGCTGGGAGGCGGAGAACGGACACGAGGAGTTGCTCCTCGAGGCCCGGAGCGCGCGTGCGCGGGCGGACACGGAGCTGAGCCAGTTGCGCACGATGCTGCGGCAGGCGCCCGTCGCGCTCGCCATCCTCCAGGGGCCCGCGCACGTCGTGGCGCTGGCCAATGACCGCCTCTGCCAGCTGTTGGGCCGCTCCAGCGCCCAGGTGCTGCACCGGCCGCTGCTCGAGGCGCTGCCGGAGGTGGAGGGCCAGGGCGTCCGGGAGCTGCTGGACAGCGTGCTCGCCGCGGGGACGCCGTACCTGGGCCAGGAGCGGCACGCCCGGCTGGCGAGGGCCGAGGGCGGGGCCCTGGAGGACGCCTACTTCAACTTCGTCTACCAGCCGCTGCGCCAGGAGGAGGTCGGCATCGAGGGCATCCTCGTCGTCGCCAGCGAGGTGACGGACGCCGTGCGCGCCCGCCAGCGGGCGGAGGACCTGGCGGGGACGCTGCGGGCCAGCGAGGAGCGCCTGCGGCTGGCGCTGGACGCGGCGGACATGGGCAGCTGGGACGTCGAGCTGACCACGGGCAGGGCCACCTGGGACGCGCGCTTCCGCGCCCTGCTGGGCATGCCCGCGGAGGGCGAGCTGCGGCTCGACGAGGCCATGCGGTTCGTCCTGGACGAGGACCGGCGCCGGGTGGAGGAGGCGATGGAGGAGGCCGCCCGGCCGGGTGGCTCCGGCGAGTACGCGTGCGAGTTCCGCGTGCGGCCGCCCCAGGGGGGCCCGCCGGTGCGTTGGATTTTGGGGCGGGGCCACGTCCACTTCGGGCCGGACGGCCGGGCCATGCGCTTCGTGGGCGCGGGGCTGGACGTGACGCAGCGCAAGCTCGCGGACGAGGCGGCGCGCCAGCGCGCGGAGTTCGAGCAGTACCTGATGGGCATCGTGTCGCACGACCTGCGCAACCCGCTGAACGCCATCACCCTGGGCACGTCGTCCCTGCTGAAGCGCGAGGAGCTGAACGGTCGCGCGACGAAGGCCGTCCTGCGCATCCAGGCCTCCGCGGAGCGGGCGGTGCGGATGATCCGCGACCTGTTGGACTTCACGCAGGCGCGCGTGGGCGGCGGGCTCCCGGTGAATTGCGAGGACCTGGAGCTGGGGGCGCTGGTGCGCCAGGTGGTGGAGGAGGTGCGGATGACCGCCCCGGAGCGGGACCTCCAGCTGTCGCTGCCGCAATCGGGCCTCCGCGGCTGCTGGGATCCGGACCGCGTCACGCAGCTGCTCATCAACCTGTTGGGCAACGCGTTGAAGTACTCGCCGGAGGATACGCCGGTGGCGGTGCGCCTGTGGAAGGCGCCCGGCAGCGTGCTGCTGGAGGTGCACAACGGCGGAGCGCCCATCGCGCCGGACGTGCTGCCGCGCATCTTCCAGCCCATGCAGCGCGGGGCGCCGGGCATGGACGCGGCGACGCGCAGCGTGGGCCTGGGGCTCTACATCGTGCGGACCATCGTGCAGGCGCACGGCGGCACCGTCGACGTGACGTCCACGCGGGAGGCGGGCACGACGTTCACGGTGCGGCTGCCGCACCTGGACGCGAAGCAGGGGTCCGGAGCGTAG
- a CDS encoding cyclase family protein yields MPTHSTLETKAGGAPWVDVTVPVRDGMVHWPDNPPIEVRPYLAMAKGDAANVSHLSLGVHSGTHVDAPVHFIAGGMGVDALPIDRLLGDVRVLELSSGPAITADALRVHAPRQGERLLLKTRNSSHRWDTSAFQPGFTYLSSGGARYLVDVGVRTVGIDYLSIAGMDEGVETHRLLLDAGVCIIEGLDLTRVEPGDWEMVCLPLRLKDGDGAPARVLLRSREEVGRP; encoded by the coding sequence ATGCCCACGCATTCGACGTTGGAGACAAAGGCGGGCGGCGCGCCCTGGGTGGACGTGACGGTGCCGGTCCGCGACGGGATGGTGCACTGGCCGGACAACCCGCCCATCGAGGTGCGGCCCTACCTGGCGATGGCGAAGGGGGACGCGGCCAACGTGTCGCACCTGTCGCTGGGGGTGCACTCCGGAACGCACGTGGACGCGCCCGTGCACTTCATCGCGGGAGGGATGGGGGTGGACGCGCTCCCCATCGACCGGCTGCTGGGGGACGTGCGGGTGCTGGAGCTCTCCAGCGGGCCGGCCATCACGGCGGACGCGCTGCGGGTCCACGCGCCGCGCCAGGGTGAACGGCTGCTGTTGAAGACGCGCAACTCCTCTCACCGCTGGGACACGTCCGCCTTCCAGCCGGGCTTCACCTACCTGTCGAGCGGCGGGGCGCGCTACCTGGTGGACGTGGGGGTGCGCACCGTGGGCATCGACTACCTGTCCATCGCGGGCATGGACGAGGGCGTGGAGACGCACCGGCTGCTGTTGGACGCGGGGGTCTGCATCATCGAGGGCCTGGACCTGACGCGGGTGGAGCCCGGCGACTGGGAGATGGTGTGTCTGCCCTTGCGCTTGAAGGACGGAGACGGGGCGCCGGCGAGGGTGTTGTTGCGCTCGCGGGAGGAGGTGGGACGGCCATGA
- a CDS encoding ATP-binding protein, whose amino-acid sequence MKPTLLLVEAPGPHRELLSLAFQGQGWRVLLAAGVEPLLRALRESPPVHLVLVAGELLTLAAEHLDALRVALAASGASLWAEAPPAEQEALRRLGMPVTGFLAPGLSLGARVEAVRRALPREARAAEGGRAVLRVLLVEDDPVYRKLLRLALTPFHFELMEAEDGLSALELARRHPPDIVLTDVLMPRLDGFRLCLALRQDPKLARVPVILTHATAPDELDLRMAANVGANGFVRRTQGDDELVATLLRESRAEGPLPAPVPGELSTEKHLYAMVRQLERRVGLLEQAERTARESEERYRLVVSGSYDGVWDWDVRNQRMYWSPRLLEMLGLKPEDFPGTSEAFLARVHPEDRDEVASALARHLEQGTPYDVSFRLKHEAGGYRSCVSRGRAIRDAQGRPVRMAGIIGDVTEQLRLYREAREAVRVRDEFLAVAAHELRTPLAALRLRVQGTAAALKHERQVAPERLERALVAADRQVQRLADLVEGLLDVSQMQSHAPRLNLEDVDLGQVVRDVVMRTEEMAARAGCMLVVRDVASAVGHWDALRLGQVVTHLLVNAVKFGPGKPVELEVQADADTASLVVRDHGIGIAPDRVDGLFRRFERAVPARNYGGLGLGLYRLYRIVEAHGGEVAVSSTPGQGATFRVRLPRAGPQSGNA is encoded by the coding sequence ATGAAGCCCACCCTGCTGCTCGTCGAAGCCCCGGGCCCCCACCGGGAGCTGCTGTCCCTGGCGTTCCAAGGCCAGGGTTGGCGGGTGTTGCTGGCGGCGGGGGTGGAGCCGCTGCTGCGTGCGCTGCGCGAGTCTCCGCCGGTACACCTGGTGCTGGTGGCGGGGGAGCTGCTGACCCTGGCGGCGGAGCACCTGGACGCGCTGCGTGTGGCGCTGGCCGCGTCCGGCGCGTCTCTCTGGGCGGAGGCTCCGCCGGCCGAGCAGGAGGCGCTCCGGCGGCTGGGCATGCCGGTGACGGGCTTCCTTGCTCCGGGGCTGTCCCTGGGCGCGCGGGTGGAGGCGGTGCGGCGGGCGCTGCCGAGGGAGGCGCGCGCGGCGGAGGGCGGCCGGGCCGTGCTGCGGGTGCTGCTGGTGGAGGACGACCCCGTCTACCGCAAGCTCCTGCGGCTGGCGCTGACCCCCTTCCACTTCGAGCTGATGGAGGCGGAGGACGGCCTGTCCGCGCTGGAGCTGGCGCGGCGGCATCCGCCGGACATCGTGCTGACGGATGTGTTGATGCCCCGGCTGGATGGCTTCCGGCTGTGCCTGGCCCTGCGCCAGGACCCGAAGCTCGCCCGCGTGCCGGTCATCCTCACGCACGCCACCGCGCCGGACGAGCTGGACCTGCGCATGGCCGCGAACGTGGGGGCCAACGGCTTCGTGCGGCGCACGCAGGGGGATGACGAGCTGGTGGCCACGCTGCTGCGCGAGTCTCGCGCGGAGGGACCCCTGCCCGCGCCGGTGCCCGGCGAGCTGTCCACGGAGAAGCACCTCTACGCGATGGTGCGCCAGCTGGAGCGGCGGGTGGGGCTGCTGGAGCAGGCCGAGCGCACCGCGCGCGAGAGCGAGGAGCGCTACCGGCTGGTGGTGTCCGGTTCCTACGACGGTGTGTGGGATTGGGACGTGCGCAACCAGCGCATGTATTGGAGCCCGCGGCTGCTGGAGATGCTGGGGCTCAAGCCGGAGGACTTCCCCGGCACCTCCGAGGCGTTCCTCGCGCGGGTGCATCCGGAGGACCGGGACGAGGTGGCGTCCGCGCTGGCCCGGCACCTGGAGCAGGGGACGCCCTACGACGTGTCGTTCCGGTTGAAGCACGAGGCCGGGGGCTACCGCTCGTGCGTGAGCCGGGGCCGGGCCATCCGCGACGCGCAGGGGCGGCCCGTGCGCATGGCGGGCATCATCGGCGACGTGACGGAGCAGCTGCGGCTGTACCGCGAGGCGCGCGAGGCGGTGCGCGTGCGGGATGAGTTCCTGGCGGTGGCCGCGCACGAGCTGCGCACGCCGCTGGCCGCGCTGCGGCTGCGCGTGCAGGGGACGGCGGCGGCGCTCAAGCACGAGCGCCAGGTGGCGCCGGAGCGGCTGGAGCGCGCGCTGGTGGCGGCGGACCGGCAGGTGCAGCGGCTGGCGGACCTGGTGGAGGGGCTGCTGGACGTGTCGCAGATGCAGAGCCACGCGCCCCGGCTGAACCTGGAGGACGTGGACCTGGGGCAGGTGGTGCGGGACGTGGTGATGCGCACGGAGGAGATGGCGGCGCGCGCGGGGTGCATGCTGGTGGTGCGCGACGTGGCGTCCGCGGTGGGCCACTGGGACGCGCTGCGGCTGGGGCAGGTGGTGACGCACCTGTTGGTGAACGCGGTGAAGTTCGGTCCGGGCAAGCCCGTGGAGCTGGAGGTCCAGGCGGACGCGGACACGGCCTCGCTGGTGGTGCGCGACCACGGCATCGGCATCGCGCCGGACCGGGTGGACGGGCTCTTCCGCCGCTTCGAGCGCGCGGTGCCCGCGCGCAACTACGGAGGGTTGGGGTTGGGGTTGTACCGCCTGTATCGCATCGTGGAGGCGCACGGCGGCGAGGTGGCCGTGTCGAGCACCCCCGGGCAGGGGGCGACCTTCCGGGTCCGGCTGCCCCGTGCGGGGCCCCAGTCGGGCAACGCCTGA